Proteins found in one Flavobacterium channae genomic segment:
- a CDS encoding tetratricopeptide repeat protein translates to MIKYLKLSFLIVFFSGTLFAQQSSIYTHDLTEFNRAVELYKDKQYQSAQILFDKVKSQTDNMEVESDCAYYIANCAIRLNQTGADVLVESFVEDYPTSTKTNQAYIEVAHYYFDEGNYPKSLEWFDKADSSNMSQADREKYNFQKGYAYFTAKNTKEATKYFNQVINSKTFGSQAKYYLGYMSYETDDYKSANQYFEQVSDQDKYKEKMGYFQADMNFKLGNFQKAIDLGLEQLPKSRGEEKSELSKIIGESYFNLKQYDKALPYLLAYNGKKGKWNNTDFYQLGYTYYQQKDYENAISQFNKIINGNDGVAQNAYYHLAESYLKTDKKQQALNAFKTASEMEFDLKIQEDAFLNYAKLSYDIGNPYKSVPEVMNAYLAKYPNTPYKSEINTLLISSYITSKNYKEALILLEKSKTPENKLAYQKVTFYRGLELYTDSDYKGAYSLFKKSIAENKDAKFTARATFWKAETEYNLDQFEEAKLSFKQFLNSSEASNTPEFANANYNLAYSYFKLKEYENAIQYFDVYSKSVKDDRVRLTDAYLRLGDCNFMAAKYWPAMDAYNKAIDMKSVDADYAAFQKGISYGFVSKPDRKIEDLEKFSKTFPNSQYADDALYELGNTYVNQNQNDKGIATYDRLINGYKSSSYVAKAILKQGLIYYNSNKEDLAIAKFKKVVAEYPNSPESIEAVSTARLIYVDKGKVDEYADWVKTLSFVEVSDADLDNDTYESAEKQYLMNNSKQAISGFTSYVSRFPNGLHSLKANFYLAQLYFADNLEANSVKHYEFVVDKPRNEFTEQSLARLCQVHLKAKSYDSAIPVLKRLETEAEFPQNITYAQSNLMKSYYEKQDYTNAVVYADKVLKNDKIDDRIKSDAQIIVARAAIKTNDEAKAKEAYAKLQKIAKGELAAEALYYDAYFKNKEGKFEPSNVVVQKIAKDYSGYKYYGAKSLVIMAKNFYGLKDSFQATYILESVIENFKEYTDVIEEAQKELDFIKGEEAKRNSSITD, encoded by the coding sequence ATGATAAAGTATTTAAAACTTTCTTTTTTAATTGTTTTCTTTTCAGGAACACTTTTTGCCCAACAATCTTCAATTTACACGCACGATTTAACTGAGTTTAACCGAGCAGTAGAATTGTACAAAGACAAACAATATCAATCAGCCCAAATTTTATTCGATAAAGTAAAATCGCAAACTGACAACATGGAAGTTGAGTCAGATTGTGCCTATTACATTGCCAATTGCGCTATTCGTTTAAATCAAACGGGAGCTGATGTTTTGGTAGAAAGTTTTGTAGAAGATTATCCAACAAGTACAAAAACAAACCAGGCTTATATTGAAGTGGCACATTACTATTTTGATGAAGGAAATTATCCAAAATCATTAGAATGGTTCGATAAAGCTGATTCAAGTAATATGTCACAAGCGGATAGAGAAAAGTATAATTTCCAAAAAGGATATGCTTATTTTACGGCTAAAAACACTAAAGAAGCTACAAAATACTTCAATCAGGTAATCAACTCAAAAACATTTGGTAGTCAAGCTAAATATTATTTGGGTTATATGTCTTATGAAACAGATGATTACAAAAGTGCGAATCAGTATTTTGAGCAAGTTTCTGACCAAGACAAGTACAAAGAAAAAATGGGATATTTTCAAGCAGATATGAATTTCAAGCTTGGAAATTTTCAAAAAGCTATCGATTTAGGTTTGGAACAATTACCAAAATCAAGAGGTGAAGAGAAAAGCGAATTATCAAAGATTATAGGTGAAAGTTATTTCAATTTAAAACAATACGATAAAGCACTTCCATATTTGTTGGCTTATAACGGGAAAAAAGGAAAGTGGAATAACACGGATTTTTACCAATTGGGATACACGTATTACCAACAAAAAGATTATGAAAATGCCATTTCGCAATTCAATAAAATTATCAATGGTAATGACGGAGTTGCTCAAAATGCATACTATCATTTAGCAGAAAGTTATTTAAAAACAGACAAGAAGCAACAAGCTTTAAATGCTTTTAAAACAGCTTCAGAAATGGAGTTTGATTTAAAAATTCAAGAAGATGCATTTTTAAATTATGCTAAATTGAGTTATGATATTGGAAATCCTTACAAATCGGTTCCTGAAGTTATGAATGCTTATTTGGCAAAATACCCAAATACACCTTATAAATCAGAAATCAATACGTTATTAATTAGTTCGTACATAACTTCTAAAAACTATAAAGAAGCCTTAATTTTATTAGAGAAAAGCAAAACTCCTGAAAACAAATTAGCGTATCAAAAAGTAACGTTTTACAGAGGTTTAGAGTTATACACAGATAGTGATTACAAAGGAGCTTATAGCTTATTTAAAAAATCAATTGCTGAAAATAAAGACGCAAAATTTACAGCAAGAGCAACTTTCTGGAAAGCTGAAACAGAATATAATTTGGATCAGTTTGAAGAAGCAAAATTGAGTTTCAAACAATTTTTAAATTCTTCTGAAGCTTCAAACACACCAGAATTTGCAAATGCTAACTACAACTTGGCGTATTCGTATTTTAAATTAAAAGAATACGAAAATGCAATTCAATATTTTGATGTGTATTCAAAATCAGTTAAAGATGATAGAGTACGTTTAACGGATGCTTATTTGCGTTTGGGTGATTGTAATTTCATGGCAGCAAAATATTGGCCAGCTATGGATGCTTACAACAAAGCAATCGATATGAAAAGTGTTGATGCTGATTATGCAGCTTTTCAAAAAGGAATTAGCTATGGTTTTGTAAGCAAACCAGATCGTAAAATTGAAGATTTAGAGAAATTTTCAAAAACATTCCCTAATTCTCAATATGCAGATGATGCTTTGTATGAATTAGGAAATACGTACGTAAATCAAAATCAAAACGATAAAGGAATTGCAACGTATGATAGATTGATTAATGGATACAAATCAAGTTCTTATGTAGCGAAAGCTATTTTAAAACAAGGTTTAATTTATTACAATTCAAACAAAGAAGATTTAGCAATTGCGAAGTTCAAAAAAGTAGTTGCAGAATATCCAAATTCACCTGAATCAATTGAAGCGGTTTCTACAGCTCGTTTAATTTATGTAGATAAAGGAAAAGTTGATGAATATGCTGATTGGGTTAAAACATTATCATTTGTAGAAGTTTCGGATGCTGATTTAGATAATGATACTTACGAATCTGCCGAGAAACAATACTTAATGAACAATTCGAAACAAGCGATTTCTGGATTTACAAGTTATGTAAGTAGATTTCCAAACGGATTACATTCATTGAAAGCAAACTTCTATTTAGCACAATTGTATTTTGCTGATAATTTAGAGGCAAATTCAGTTAAACACTATGAATTTGTTGTTGATAAACCAAGAAACGAATTCACAGAACAATCCTTAGCACGTTTATGTCAAGTACATTTAAAAGCTAAAAGTTATGATAGTGCTATTCCGGTTTTAAAACGATTAGAAACAGAAGCTGAGTTTCCTCAAAACATTACGTACGCGCAATCGAATTTGATGAAATCGTATTATGAAAAACAAGATTATACAAATGCTGTAGTTTATGCAGATAAAGTATTGAAAAATGATAAAATTGATGACCGAATTAAAAGTGATGCGCAAATAATCGTAGCGCGCGCGGCTATTAAAACCAATGATGAAGCAAAAGCAAAAGAAGCGTATGCTAAATTACAAAAGATTGCAAAAGGAGAATTAGCTGCCGAAGCATTGTATTATGATGCTTATTTCAAAAATAAAGAAGGTAAATTCGAACCTTCAAATGTGGTAGTTCAAAAAATTGCGAAAGATTATTCTGGTTATAAATATTACGGAGCTAAAAGTTTGGTAATTATGGCTAAGAACTTCTACGGATTAAAAGATAGTTTCCAAGCAACTTATATTTTAGAAAGTGTAATTGAAAACTTCAAAGAATATACTGATGTAATTGAAGAAGCTCAAAAGGAATTGGATTTTATTAAAGGAGAAGAAGCAAAACGTAATTCATCAATCACGGACTAA